One Prinia subflava isolate CZ2003 ecotype Zambia chromosome 8, Cam_Psub_1.2, whole genome shotgun sequence DNA window includes the following coding sequences:
- the NFILZ gene encoding NFIL3 like protein, translating to MENFLAPRSELVLQQGRAPLLLGKAGGHSRRKREFMPDDKKDTMYWEKRRKNNEAAKRSREKRRLNDVAMESQLAALSRENAVLRTELLSLKLRFGLLSPGPGPYQGCPLGLYLRGNRAASPLLGMEPFAGDSCCPARRSFVPKVLEPAEFPCKTFKPSTNILSCEPKPIPMDTPGLQQPKMFEESFSPKRFEDSFSPKRFEDSFSPKRFEESFSPKRFDAPFSPTVCSPFLSYPCPDKQPFPCSWLGSACFLCPSPGTPEARKESSTAVSDEDDEQQVPKTSPVPSCSLPCPSEEQLKGRNFAALPHKLRIKSKALGSLEETGLDSH from the coding sequence ATGGAGAACTTCCTGGCGCCTCGGAGcgagctggtgctgcagcagggccggGCCCCGCTGCTCCTGGGGAAGGCGGGCGGACACTCCCGGCGGAAGCGGGAGTTCATGCCGGACGACAAGAAGGACACCATGTACTGGGAGAAGAGGCGCAAGAACAACGAGGCGGCCAAGCGCTCGCGGGAGAAGCGGCGCCTCAACGACGTGGCCATGGAGAGCCAGCTGGCAGCGCTGAGCCGCGAGAACGCCGTGctcaggacagagctgctctccctcaAGCTGCGCTTCGGGCTCCTCAGCCCCGGGCCTGGCCCCTACCAGGGCTGTCCCCTTGGGCTCTACCTCAGGGGGAACCGGGCAGCCTCACCCCTGCTGGGCATGGAGCCCTTTGCTGGTgactcctgctgccctgcccggaGGAGTTTTGTGCCCAAGGTGCTGGAACCGGCCGAGTTCCCTTGCAAAACCTTCAAGCCCTCCACAAACATCCTCAGCTGCGAGCCCAAACCCATTCCCATGGACACACCCGGCCTCCAGCAACCCAAAATGTTTGAGGAATCCTTCAGCCCCAAAAGGTTTGAGGACTCCTTCAGCCCCAAAAGGTTTGAGGACTCCTTCAGCCCCAAAAGGTTTGAGGAATCCTTCAGCCCCAAAAGGTTTGATGCACCCTTCAGCCCCACAGTTTGCTCTCCATTCCTCAGCTACCCATGCCCAGACAAACaacccttcccctgctcctggctgggcagcGCCTGCTTCTTGTGCCCATCCCCTGGCACCCCCGAGGCCAggaaggagagcagcactgcGGTGTCGGATGAAGATGATGAGCAACAAGTGCCCAAAACTTCTcctgtgccctcctgcagcctgccctgcccctcagAAGAGCAGCTGAAGGGCCGGAACTTTGCTGCCCTCCCACACAAGCTCCGGATTAAGAGCAAAGCCCTGGGCAGTCTGGAGGAGACTGGGCTGGACTCACACTGA